The sequence CGGCGCCTTTCTGCGTTGCCTGAACTTGGCATGTCCGGCCCAGATTAAGGGACGCATCGAGTATTACGCAAGCCGCGCGGCGATGGATATCGAAGGTCTCGGCCCGGCGTTGATCAACCAACTGGTTGACAACGGATGGGTCCGCGATCCGTCGGATCTCTATGGGCTTGAACCCGTTGCTCTCGCGAAACTCGAGCGCATGGGTGAAAAGTCGGCGGCCAATCTGGCCGCCGCCGTCGAGGCAAGCAAATCGCGGCCATTGAGCCGTTTGATTGCCGGCCTTGGTATTCGCCACGTCGGTGAACACATTGCCGAGGTGCTTGCCAGTCACTTTGATTCCATGGATCGCCTCATGGCCGCCTCATTGGAAGAATTACAAGAGGTTGAGGAGATCGGGCCGGTCGTGGCCGCCAGCATCCGTGACTTCTTCGATACCGAGGAAAACCGGGCCTTGATCGCCAAACTGCGGGAACGCGGCGTAAACATGCGCGAGGAAAGGGTCGTCCCCGAAGGGCCGCGCCCGTTTGAGGGCAAAACATTCGTCGTGACAGGCACCCTGCGCGGTGGCTCGCGCGACGAAATGCACGAACGCATCAAGCGGCTCGGCGGCAAACCCACATCGAGTATAAGCGCTAAAACCGATTATTTGATCGTGGGCGAAAACGCCGGATCAAAACTGGAAAAAGCGCGCAAATTAAACGTGGCAATCCTTACCGAGGATGAATTCGAAGCGTTGGCCGGGGGCGGTTCATGAACGTGCGGCGCATTTCATGTCCCGAAACCATCAATCAGGAATCAGGCCGCGCCCTCTTGGATTCTGTTCGCGACCAATCCATTGGACGCGGCGAGACCGTGGTGCTCGATTTTACCGGAACGCGACACATGGACGCGCGCGGCGGCGCATGGATTGTGGCCATCGCGAACCATCTGGCCGCCCATCATGCCTCGTTGCGCTGTGAAGGCCACACCGGCGAAGTCGCCGACTTGATGGATTTGATCGAACCGGGCCTGGCCGTCGCCGACAAACCGGATCGGATTGAAGAGAAATTTTTCGAGGAAATCGGCGGGCGCACCTACAAGTATGCGGGCGAATTTTTCGACTTCGTAAATTTGTTGGTTGACGCCGTTTACTGGGTAATAATCGCGCCGTTCGAAGGCCGCGGCTTCCGGTGGGGACTGTGGATTGACGAAATCTACGAGATGGGCGTGCGCGCGGTCCGCATCACCTGCCTGATGAACTTTCTGCTCGGCGTAATCATCGCGATGCTTTCCGCGGCGCAGGTCGCCAAATATGGACTCGGCATATTTGTCGCCGACCTTATCATGATCGGTTTTGCCCGGGAACTGGCTGCGGTCATGACCGCCACCGTCGTTTCGGCGCGCACGGGCGCGGCCATTGCCGCCGAACTGGCCACCATGAAGGTGCAGGAAGAAATTGACGCCCTGCGCGGCATGGGACTGAATGTCGCGCA comes from Candidatus Hydrogenedentota bacterium and encodes:
- a CDS encoding ABC transporter permease, with product MNVRRISCPETINQESGRALLDSVRDQSIGRGETVVLDFTGTRHMDARGGAWIVAIANHLAAHHASLRCEGHTGEVADLMDLIEPGLAVADKPDRIEEKFFEEIGGRTYKYAGEFFDFVNLLVDAVYWVIIAPFEGRGFRWGLWIDEIYEMGVRAVRITCLMNFLLGVIIAMLSAAQVAKYGLGIFVADLIMIGFARELAAVMTATVVSARTGAAIAAELATMKVQEEIDALRGMGLNVAQFLVAPKILALLVVMPCLVALGLLSGILGGAFWGILFMGFRPDNWFNQTIQAATLSDLSQGMLKALAFAIMIVLVGCHNGFRVTGGSRGVGLMTTRAVVMDIFFIIVIDIVFATIFYYILE